The Chloroflexota bacterium genomic sequence GTTCACGAGGATTCGCATGAGCCAGGGCTTCACCGGGCGCTCGCTGTGGAAGCCCGGCATGCCTCGCCAGGCGGCGAGAAAGGCCTCCTGCACGTGCTCCTCGGCCTGCGCCCGGTCCCCGGTCATCAGGACCGCCGTGCCGTAGAGAACATCCTGATACCGCTCGACCAGATGGCGGAAGGCTTCCCGCTCGCCGTCCTGGCAACGCAGGACCGCTTGCTCATCGGTCATGTGCCGCCCTCATGGCCGGTGCTCCGAAGGTATTCCACTAGACACTACGCGCGTTCGGGCCGAAACGTTCCATGCCTGCAAAGAACTTTCTTGTTCGACCGCCTTGACGCACCGCGACGAGCATCCCCACGCGCTCGCTCCGATTCCCTTCGAATAGGGGCCCGTTAGCTTAGGTACTAAAGTACCGCGCCTGCGCCTCGCGCGGGCCGATGACGACCTGACGCCGGGCGTGCCAACGTGGACATCAATTGGCGAATAGCATGGTGCAGGACTCGATTCGGAGTTGGAGTTTCACGTGAGAACGACGCTGAATCTCGACGAGCGCCTGTTGCGAGACGCGCAACGCCTCACCGGCATCGACGGAATTTCGGCGCTGGTCCACGAAGGGCTGCGAGCCCTGATCGAGCGCGAAAGCGCTCGGCACCTGGCGAGGCTAGGTGGAAGTGAGCCGCGGCTACAGGCCTGCCCACGACGCAGAACATTGCCCGAATGACGCTGGTCGACTCTCGACTTAAGTCTCGCCCATCACGCCCCGGCTAAGCCGCAGCTGTGGCGAGGCACCGGCACGCTCTCAGCCCCTTAGAGACTCAGGCTGTGGCGGGCTGATCCGCGCAAATCGCGGGGGCATGAAGCCCTACGAGTCACCGAGCGCCGGGGATGACAACGCGATGTTCCGCAGGGTGTCGGCGACACTATCGACAGCGGCCTCCCATAGCCGGGCGCCCAGCTCGGCGCTGGCATGGGTTGGGTCGCCAATCACCCCCGTGGACGAATAGTGCGCGAAGTCTAAGTCCGGATCCTGCCAGTCAACCGGCCCATGAGCGGGATCGATAATCTTGTCCCGGCGGACGGATGCCGGGCGCAGATGGAGCGCAATCGAGGTCGAGAAGCTGTCGGCGTGACCACCGGACACCGTTGGATCGCCAATGCGGCGCCAAATGTCATTGAACGGATGCCGGGGCAAGAACGCCGCCGATTCGCTCCGGTGCAGCCGGTTGAACTCCCGGACTGTGTCACCCAGGTCGTGGCCGCCGCACCCGTGCCAAACGACGATTCGCCCAAACCCCTGCTCGGCGAGGGATTCCAGTGCGGCACGAACGATGTCGCCGTGCAGCTTGCGCGGAATATCGATATAGCCCGCGCCGTAGTTTCGATGCTCCGGCGTCGGCCCAAAGGGAATGGCTGGCAGTACCAGCGAATTGACACGAAAGCTGCTTGAGGCTCGTTCAGACGCCGCCTCGCAAAGCTCTTCGGCAAACCAGGTATCGAAGTCCACGGGGAGATGCGGCCCCTGCTGCTCGGTGCAACCGGTTGGAAGAATTGCCAGGCAGCCCCCACGCGCGAGCTCCCGGATCTCTTCGTAGGTGTGATCGCCGAAGCGCATGGAATGGCCACGCTGCGTGAAGGGGCTTGCGCTAGCGAGAAGCGACGTCCGCCAGGGTGTGCGACGTCAGCTTCACCCACACCGGCTCGTGGTCGGAGGCAGCGGTGATCGGCCGGCGGACCTCAACCACCGCAAGGTCGGGGGTGTGCAGCACATAGTCGATGCGCTCAGCGTCCGCGGGAAACGTTGGCGGTCCGCCGGCGTCAGGGTCGAGGAATCCAACCTGCCAGAGCAACTGCATCGACCGTGCGTCCGCCTCCGCGTTCAAATCCCCCGCCAGCACCGTATGCGTCCGGCCGCCCCAGATGTCGAGCAGCGTCCGAGCCTGCGCCTCGCGCGTCGGGCCGCCGTCTATCGCGTGATCCAAGTGCGAGTTGATGACGGTGTACGTCTGGCCGGAGGCGTCAATCTCAGATTCCACGGCGCCGCGTGGAATCCGTCCCGGATTGTCGAAATGATGGACGGTACCGCGTATTGGCAGCCGGGTGAGGGTGGCGTTGCCCCAGAGATCGCCCGCACCCGCGCCATACACGTAGGGCATGTCAAGCCGCTGCGACAGCCAGGTGAGCGTGTCCGCGGAGCCGGAAATCACCCAGCCCCGACCCACCTCTTGCAGCGCGATCACGTCGGCCGGGTTTTCCTCCAGCGTTTGCGCCACGGCCTCGAGATCGAAGCGGCCTTCCACGCCAAATCCCTGGCGGATGTTGTACGTGACCACGCGAAGACCGTCGGAATCGGCGTTTCCAGTGTCCGGCGGCGCTGCCGTGCCGGCGACCGCCGCTGCCGGCAGCAACACCAAGCCGGCGGCAACCAGCGGGGCCGGCCAGCGGCGCCGGCGCGCCCGTCTCTCGTCCTCCACGTCCGGCGACCGCCGCAACGAGCCGCCGACTCCCAGGAGGACCGTGGCAATGACCGCGGCCCACATCACCCACCCAGGTCCGTAGAAGGAATAGAACACGAACAGCAGCATCACCAGCAGAAGAAGTCCAATGGTCATCGATACCACGCTGGGCGCCACACGGTCGGAGCCGTCCGTCCGCGGCACGAGGGGAACCAGCACCACCGGCAGCGCGGCGCCGACGGCCGCGGCTCCCAGCCCCGCCACCGTCCCGGCGTCAAGGAGAACAAAACCCGCGATGAGCACGACGGCAGCCACGCCAAGCAGAACTCGTGCGCGAGCCGGCCCGGCTCGAATCAGCGCCGAGGTCCAAACGATGCCCACGGCGGCGCCGGCAGCCAGAGCAAGTCCCGCAGCGCGGAAATCAAGATCCGCGCTCACGATGACCTGGCCCAGGTTTCCACTGAGGATCAGAAAGACCACCAGCCCGGGACCGAGACCAATGAGCGGCCAGGCATCGCGCCACGCTGGCAGTCGCGTTGCTTGACGAGCAACCGCCGGGGCGCCAAGCGCAACGATGGCGACGGCGATGGCTACCACCGCCGACGCGGCCGGGTGGTGCGCAAACGGCGCGTCCACGGTGATGAAACCGATGCGAACGGTCAGATCGAGCGCCAGCGCCAGGGCAAGAGCCATGGGCGCCGCCAATCCCAGCGCGGGCAGCATCGCCAGGAACCAGCCGAGCGCAATCGTGCCGGCGAGGCCCGCCGCGAAGTCGAGTCCTGGAACGGCGGAGATCTGTCCCACCGCCGCCCCGGCCGCCAGCAATCGCAGCGACCATAGGCTCGCCGCTTGCACGCCGATAACGCGGACGAGCGGCCAGGCCAGGATGGCGGCGGCAAAGCCGCCGAGCACCACGATTGCCAGAACCTCTCGGCTGGACGTCTCCCCGATCAGCCAAACCGTGTGAGTCGTGAAGACTCGAATCGCCTGGAGGCCAAGCAGCAGGGCGCAAGCGATGGCCAGCAACCCCGCCGACGGCGCGCGCCGAGCCGCGTCCAACGCCGTCGCGGCGTGCGCTACGGCCACGGTTTCCTCTGAGGGAGGCAGACGTTGCTCACGTGCGTCTCACCGGCCTCATTCGTCCGAGTCGATGTGGCCCTGGGTGCTCAGCGCGCGAGCGCTCACGCCCAGCACGCCGAG encodes the following:
- a CDS encoding creatininase family protein; this encodes MRFGDHTYEEIRELARGGCLAILPTGCTEQQGPHLPVDFDTWFAEELCEAASERASSSFRVNSLVLPAIPFGPTPEHRNYGAGYIDIPRKLHGDIVRAALESLAEQGFGRIVVWHGCGGHDLGDTVREFNRLHRSESAAFLPRHPFNDIWRRIGDPTVSGGHADSFSTSIALHLRPASVRRDKIIDPAHGPVDWQDPDLDFAHYSSTGVIGDPTHASAELGARLWEAAVDSVADTLRNIALSSPALGDS
- a CDS encoding type II toxin-antitoxin system VapB family antitoxin, with translation MRTTLNLDERLLRDAQRLTGIDGISALVHEGLRALIERESARHLARLGGSEPRLQACPRRRTLPE
- a CDS encoding endonuclease/exonuclease/phosphatase family protein, which encodes MAVAHAATALDAARRAPSAGLLAIACALLLGLQAIRVFTTHTVWLIGETSSREVLAIVVLGGFAAAILAWPLVRVIGVQAASLWSLRLLAAGAAVGQISAVPGLDFAAGLAGTIALGWFLAMLPALGLAAPMALALALALDLTVRIGFITVDAPFAHHPAASAVVAIAVAIVALGAPAVARQATRLPAWRDAWPLIGLGPGLVVFLILSGNLGQVIVSADLDFRAAGLALAAGAAVGIVWTSALIRAGPARARVLLGVAAVVLIAGFVLLDAGTVAGLGAAAVGAALPVVLVPLVPRTDGSDRVAPSVVSMTIGLLLLVMLLFVFYSFYGPGWVMWAAVIATVLLGVGGSLRRSPDVEDERRARRRRWPAPLVAAGLVLLPAAAVAGTAAPPDTGNADSDGLRVVTYNIRQGFGVEGRFDLEAVAQTLEENPADVIALQEVGRGWVISGSADTLTWLSQRLDMPYVYGAGAGDLWGNATLTRLPIRGTVHHFDNPGRIPRGAVESEIDASGQTYTVINSHLDHAIDGGPTREAQARTLLDIWGGRTHTVLAGDLNAEADARSMQLLWQVGFLDPDAGGPPTFPADAERIDYVLHTPDLAVVEVRRPITAASDHEPVWVKLTSHTLADVASR